The following coding sequences lie in one Rutidosis leptorrhynchoides isolate AG116_Rl617_1_P2 chromosome 4, CSIRO_AGI_Rlap_v1, whole genome shotgun sequence genomic window:
- the LOC139904003 gene encoding probable E3 ubiquitin-protein ligase LUL4, whose translation MGISSSSNRRRNNNNNNYHYNQNPPSQLISSSLTDPSYSSPPYIYSPPPPPPPPAPAPAPPPPVYHHPYNYGPYNHNPQPNYNYGWAPPMRPPQLVPAPPPMPPPAYVDHQQAKKVKNNVNLHKDTLKIEVDEQNPDCHLVSFVFDALFDGSITIYYFAKEEPGCKFVPLYTEAFVPVKVPFQKGIGQKFQQPSGTGIDLGFFDLDSLSKPSSGEDVYPLVICAETTMPLYTPDQNLYNPLANTVITTPHMQITQAVLEKNNEHPFKVRVMRQILWIDGVRYELREIYGIGKSEESFDETGSGEECVICMTEPKDTAVLPCRHMCLCSECAKALRLQSNKCPICRQNIEELMEIKINTENHQ comes from the exons ATGGGTATATCATCAAGCAGTAacagaagaagaaacaacaacaataacaactatcaTTACAATCAAAACCCACCTTCAcaactcatttcttcttctttaaCTGATCCTTCTTATTCTTCACCCCCATACATCTATTCTCCACCCCCACCCCCACCTCCACCGGCGCCGGCACCGGCACCGCCACCGCCGGTGTACCACCACCCATACAATTATGGGCCTTATAATCATAATCCCCAACCCAACTACAATTATGGGTGGGCCCCACCTATGCGGCCTCCGCAATTGGTGCCGGCGCCGCCACCCATGCCGCCGCCGGCGTATGTTGATCATCAGCAAGCTAAGAAAGTGAAAAATAATGTCAATTTGCATAAAGATACTCTGAAAATTGAAGTTGATGAACAGAATCCTGACTGTCATTTGGTTTCTTTCGTCTTTGATGCTTTATTTGATGGCAG CATAACTATCTATTACTTTGCAAAGGAAGAACCTGGTTGTAAGTTTGTTCCGTTATATACGGAAGCGTTTGTACCAGTCAAAGTACCTTTTCAGAAAGGAATCGGTCAAAAGTTTCAACAGCCGTCAGGAACCGGCATTGACTTGGGATTCTTTGACTTGGACTCTCTTTCGAAACCGTCATCAGGGGAAGACGTGTATCCACTTGTGATATGTGCAGAAACAACCATGCCTTTATATACACCTGATCAAAATCTTTACAACCCGTTAGCAAATACAGTTATTACTACCCCTCACATGCAGATTACGCAAGCTGTTTTGGAAAAGAATAACGAGCATCCTTTTAAAGTGAGAGTTATGCGGCAGATATTGTGGATCGATGGAGTTCGTTATGAGCTACGTGAGATATACGGAATTGGGAAATCTGAAGAGAGTTTTGATGAAACTGGATCTGGAGAAGAATGCGTTATTTGCATGACCGAACCTAAGGATACGGCTGTACTTCCATGTCGACATATG TGTCTATGCAGTGAGTGTGCCAAGGCATTGAGACTTCAGTCAAACAAGTGCCCAATCTGCCGTCAAAATATCGAAGAACTAATGGAGATCAAAATTAATACAGAGAATCATCAGTAG
- the LOC139904004 gene encoding DUF21 domain-containing protein At4g14240-like isoform X2, translating into MHAINVVQIIRTMSTSSRNSLLGAEIEFGSPMFFVYVGISCFLVIFAGIMSGLTLGLMSLGLVELEILQRSGTPTEKKQAGVIFPVVQKQHQLLVTLLLCNAAAMEALPIYLDKIFNQVVAILLSVTFVLFFGEVIPQAVCTRYGLAIGSSFIWLVKILMIVCYPIAYPIGKMLDLVLGHNDALFRRAQLKALVSIHGQEAGKGGELTHDETTIISGALDLTEKTAEEAMTPIESTFSLDVNSKLDWEAMGKILARGHSRVPVYSGNPRNVIGLLLVKSLLTVRAETETPVSAVSIRRIPRVPADMPLYDILNEFQKGSSHMAAVVKTKGKSRKPPTLEEEEEPNQDKISIQYSQSTTPLLSKQGERSDNVTIDVETSTRVTAQTNGVPYSAEDIEEGEVIGIITLEDVFEELLQEEIVDETDEFVDVHKRIRVAAAAAASSVARAPSVRRLTAIAGGQIKQGQTPRKSGEDDSTPKLQRPLVEPLLKKET; encoded by the exons ATGCATGCCATAAATGTAGTCCAAATCATACGAACGATGAGCACTAGTAGTAGGAATTCGTTACTCGGAGCTGAAATCGAATTCGGATCGCCTATGTTCTTCGTCTACGTCGGAATCTCGTGTTTTTTAGTCATTTTCGCCGGAATAATGTCCGGCCTTACGCTAGGGTTAATGTCTTTAGGTCTCGTTGAACTTGAAATCCTTCAACGTAGCGGTACACCTACTGAAAAAAAACAAGCAG GTGTGATATTTCCAGTGGTGCAGAAACAACACCAACTTCTTGTAACATTGCTTCTATGCAATGCAGCTGCGATGGAG GCGCTACCAATATACCTGGATAAGATTTTTAATCAAGTTGTTGCAATATTACTTTCCGTAACTTTCGTTCTCTTTTTTGGAGAGGTGATTCCACAAGCTGTTTGTACCAGATATGGATTAGCTATAGGTTCTAGTTTTATTTGGCTTGTTAAGATCCTGATGATAGTGTGCTATCCAATTGCTTATCCTATAGGCAAG ATGCTTGATTTGGTACTGGGACATAATGATGCTCTTTTTAGACGAGCTCAGTTGAAAGCCCTCGTTTCTATCCATGGCCAAGAG GCTGGTAAAGGAGGTGAACTTACTCATGATGAGACGACAATTATTAGTGGAGCACTAGATTTAACAGAAAAG ACTGCGGAGGAGGCTATGACACCAATTGAGTCAACTTTTTCCTTGGATGTTAATTCAAAGTTAGATTG GGAAGCAATGGGAAAGATACTTGCAAGAGGTCATAGTAGAGTCCCTGTATACTCAGGAAACCCAAGAAATGTTATTGGACTTTTATTG GTGAAAAGTCTTCTTACTGTACGAGCAGAAACAGAGACTCCAGTAAGTGCAGTCTCCATTAGGAGAATTCCGAG GGTGCCAGCCGACATGCCTTTATATGACATATTGAATGAGTTCCAAAAGGGAAGCAGTCATATGGCAGCTGTTGTAAAAACTAAAGGGAAAAGCAGAAAACCTCCTAcacttgaagaagaagaagaaccaaaTCAAGATAAAATCAGCATTCAATATTCTCAATCTACAACTCCACTGCTATCAAAACAGGGTGAAAGATCAGATAATGTAACTATTGATGTGGAAACATCTACAAGAGTCACCGCACAAACAAATGGAGTGCCTTATTCAGCAGAGGACATTGAAGAAGGTGAAGTTATTGGTATAATCACCTTGGAAGATGTCTTCGAGGAACTTCTTCAG GAGGAGATTGTAGATGAGACTGATGAATTTGTTGATGTGCATAAAAG GATACGTGTAGCTGCTGCTGCGGCTGCTTCATCTGTAGCCCGTGCTCCTTCTGTTAGGAGATTAACTGCTATTGCT GGAGGCCAAATTAAGCAAGGCCAAACGCCAAGGAAGTCTGGTGAGGATGATTCTACTCCAAAGTTGCAGAGGCCTCTTGTTGAGCCTTTACTTAAAAAGGAAACATAA
- the LOC139904004 gene encoding DUF21 domain-containing protein At4g14240-like isoform X1 — MHAINVVQIIRTMSTSSRNSLLGAEIEFGSPMFFVYVGISCFLVIFAGIMSGLTLGLMSLGLVELEILQRSGTPTEKKQAGVIFPVVQKQHQLLVTLLLCNAAAMEALPIYLDKIFNQVVAILLSVTFVLFFGEVIPQAVCTRYGLAIGSSFIWLVKILMIVCYPIAYPIGKMLDLVLGHNDALFRRAQLKALVSIHGQEAGKGGELTHDETTIISGALDLTEKTAEEAMTPIESTFSLDVNSKLDWEAMGKILARGHSRVPVYSGNPRNVIGLLLVKSLLTVRAETETPVSAVSIRRIPRVPADMPLYDILNEFQKGSSHMAAVVKTKGKSRKPPTLEEEEEPNQDKISIQYSQSTTPLLSKQGERSDNVTIDVETSTRVTAQTNGVPYSAEDIEEGEVIGIITLEDVFEELLQEEIVDETDEFVDVHKRIRVAAAAAASSVARAPSVRRLTAIAQGGQIKQGQTPRKSGEDDSTPKLQRPLVEPLLKKET, encoded by the exons ATGCATGCCATAAATGTAGTCCAAATCATACGAACGATGAGCACTAGTAGTAGGAATTCGTTACTCGGAGCTGAAATCGAATTCGGATCGCCTATGTTCTTCGTCTACGTCGGAATCTCGTGTTTTTTAGTCATTTTCGCCGGAATAATGTCCGGCCTTACGCTAGGGTTAATGTCTTTAGGTCTCGTTGAACTTGAAATCCTTCAACGTAGCGGTACACCTACTGAAAAAAAACAAGCAG GTGTGATATTTCCAGTGGTGCAGAAACAACACCAACTTCTTGTAACATTGCTTCTATGCAATGCAGCTGCGATGGAG GCGCTACCAATATACCTGGATAAGATTTTTAATCAAGTTGTTGCAATATTACTTTCCGTAACTTTCGTTCTCTTTTTTGGAGAGGTGATTCCACAAGCTGTTTGTACCAGATATGGATTAGCTATAGGTTCTAGTTTTATTTGGCTTGTTAAGATCCTGATGATAGTGTGCTATCCAATTGCTTATCCTATAGGCAAG ATGCTTGATTTGGTACTGGGACATAATGATGCTCTTTTTAGACGAGCTCAGTTGAAAGCCCTCGTTTCTATCCATGGCCAAGAG GCTGGTAAAGGAGGTGAACTTACTCATGATGAGACGACAATTATTAGTGGAGCACTAGATTTAACAGAAAAG ACTGCGGAGGAGGCTATGACACCAATTGAGTCAACTTTTTCCTTGGATGTTAATTCAAAGTTAGATTG GGAAGCAATGGGAAAGATACTTGCAAGAGGTCATAGTAGAGTCCCTGTATACTCAGGAAACCCAAGAAATGTTATTGGACTTTTATTG GTGAAAAGTCTTCTTACTGTACGAGCAGAAACAGAGACTCCAGTAAGTGCAGTCTCCATTAGGAGAATTCCGAG GGTGCCAGCCGACATGCCTTTATATGACATATTGAATGAGTTCCAAAAGGGAAGCAGTCATATGGCAGCTGTTGTAAAAACTAAAGGGAAAAGCAGAAAACCTCCTAcacttgaagaagaagaagaaccaaaTCAAGATAAAATCAGCATTCAATATTCTCAATCTACAACTCCACTGCTATCAAAACAGGGTGAAAGATCAGATAATGTAACTATTGATGTGGAAACATCTACAAGAGTCACCGCACAAACAAATGGAGTGCCTTATTCAGCAGAGGACATTGAAGAAGGTGAAGTTATTGGTATAATCACCTTGGAAGATGTCTTCGAGGAACTTCTTCAG GAGGAGATTGTAGATGAGACTGATGAATTTGTTGATGTGCATAAAAG GATACGTGTAGCTGCTGCTGCGGCTGCTTCATCTGTAGCCCGTGCTCCTTCTGTTAGGAGATTAACTGCTATTGCT CAGGGAGGCCAAATTAAGCAAGGCCAAACGCCAAGGAAGTCTGGTGAGGATGATTCTACTCCAAAGTTGCAGAGGCCTCTTGTTGAGCCTTTACTTAAAAAGGAAACATAA